In Fibrobacter sp. UWB2, one DNA window encodes the following:
- a CDS encoding bifunctional 2-polyprenyl-6-hydroxyphenol methylase/3-demethylubiquinol 3-O-methyltransferase UbiG, producing the protein MYPNKVRRDIAILVPPDVKSVLEIGAGSGRNCVLYPKDAYKVAIEPENREDMQTADKVPGGFNEYHHVFYEQYTEDRKFDLIVICDVLEHVNDPVDMINFCKKHLNPEGHILISLPNFLSIETIFQILVFRDFRYVRVDQGERCYGVLDINHKTFWTKKSFRRFAKENGLEIEQTIGIRKQLKFMPRFLAHSNFLPLQYGFLIKVKDFKPNERHWGM; encoded by the coding sequence ATGTACCCAAATAAAGTTCGCCGTGATATTGCCATTCTCGTTCCGCCCGATGTTAAAAGTGTTCTAGAAATCGGAGCCGGATCCGGCAGAAACTGCGTTCTTTACCCGAAAGACGCCTACAAGGTCGCCATCGAGCCCGAAAATCGCGAAGATATGCAGACTGCGGACAAGGTTCCAGGCGGGTTCAACGAATACCACCACGTCTTTTACGAACAGTACACCGAAGACCGCAAGTTCGACCTCATTGTCATTTGCGATGTCTTGGAACATGTAAACGACCCGGTAGACATGATCAACTTCTGCAAGAAGCATCTAAATCCGGAAGGCCACATCCTGATTTCACTTCCGAACTTCTTGAGCATCGAGACGATTTTCCAGATTCTCGTGTTCCGCGACTTCCGCTATGTGCGCGTAGACCAGGGCGAACGCTGCTATGGCGTCCTGGACATCAACCACAAGACGTTCTGGACCAAAAAGAGCTTCCGCCGTTTCGCAAAAGAAAACGGTCTCGAAATTGAGCAGACTATAGGCATTAGAAAACAGCTCAAGTTTATGCCGAGGTTTCTCGCCCACAGCAACTTCTTGCCGTTGCAGTACGGCTTTTTAATCAAGGTTAAGGATTTCAAGCCCAACGAACGTCACTGGGGAATGTAA
- a CDS encoding GDSL-type esterase/lipase family protein, whose protein sequence is MGLFSKFWQGVVATSMIAAPLAMAKVTIYMLGDSTMQDWADGYYPKQGQGQDFHYWFDVNKAAVVNRGQGGMSLGGGGKDKKGNTAVGYYDMFFKKGCSNGGCIADKLQAGDYVVVQFGINDVNYSTEDFFASNMKKLVSDVRAKGAYPIIMSPIRRLYYDSPTQIHNSYRGYPALNQSLATELNVPFIDMSEMVANYMISVGERYSAQFIFNYATKSEYSNLGSDQTDQVHLQMNGANAFGRIITEQMRAHKDPIVKKLGDYMAPMYQVDVKVSPEGAAEATSLSAYYPKGMTVMLKTIPKSGKKFLGWYDGNGNKVGAPSRSNVKSPYIHTFVMGSASTQFTAVYEGGTAQKYTGDGKALTAFPTTTPKSLDDVTFEPFTPIDGSQETETKVDKDIKKFFDASKPDTAGIGWTQTEWTGYIGDGYFNLDNTNVSFASYKVKFPGAGYVTLAVRYANGGSTDRMFNAYLDHDYYLSAPPTGGWDKWDTAYVVMDAPQGEAELKFMSVTSDGAPNLDAFGFNLDGVCRVGVDCKDAKDSIPTSLQGIKMAARAKLLGDKLLLPERADISVFDMSGSLVVRKAVLAGEVDMSSLVRTNGVYRVVVRQGREKLVATWAKVK, encoded by the coding sequence ATGGGACTGTTTAGCAAATTTTGGCAGGGCGTTGTTGCGACTTCGATGATTGCGGCTCCACTTGCAATGGCTAAGGTTACAATTTATATGCTTGGCGATTCCACCATGCAGGACTGGGCTGATGGTTATTATCCCAAACAGGGCCAGGGCCAGGATTTTCATTACTGGTTCGATGTAAACAAGGCGGCAGTGGTGAACCGTGGACAGGGCGGCATGTCGCTTGGTGGCGGCGGTAAGGACAAAAAGGGTAACACCGCGGTCGGCTATTACGACATGTTCTTTAAGAAGGGCTGCTCCAATGGTGGTTGCATTGCGGACAAGTTGCAGGCTGGCGACTATGTCGTTGTCCAGTTCGGTATTAACGACGTGAACTACAGCACGGAAGACTTCTTTGCCTCCAACATGAAAAAGCTTGTGAGCGATGTCAGGGCGAAAGGCGCTTATCCGATTATCATGAGCCCGATTCGTCGCTTGTACTATGATTCTCCAACGCAGATTCATAACAGCTATCGTGGCTACCCGGCTCTTAACCAGAGCCTTGCAACGGAATTGAACGTTCCGTTTATCGATATGAGCGAAATGGTCGCGAACTACATGATTTCTGTGGGCGAACGCTATTCGGCACAGTTTATCTTCAACTATGCTACAAAATCTGAATATAGCAACTTGGGCAGTGACCAGACGGACCAGGTGCATTTACAGATGAACGGTGCGAATGCCTTTGGACGTATCATTACAGAACAGATGCGCGCCCACAAGGATCCGATTGTGAAAAAACTTGGTGACTACATGGCGCCTATGTACCAGGTAGATGTCAAGGTGAGCCCGGAAGGCGCTGCCGAAGCGACTTCTCTTAGCGCTTACTACCCGAAGGGCATGACGGTTATGCTCAAGACCATTCCGAAGTCCGGCAAAAAGTTCTTGGGCTGGTATGACGGTAACGGCAACAAGGTCGGCGCCCCGAGCCGCTCCAATGTAAAGTCTCCGTACATCCACACATTTGTCATGGGTTCTGCATCGACGCAGTTCACTGCAGTGTATGAAGGCGGTACCGCTCAGAAGTACACGGGCGATGGCAAGGCTTTGACCGCATTCCCGACAACGACCCCGAAGAGCCTTGACGATGTGACGTTTGAACCGTTCACGCCGATTGATGGCAGTCAGGAGACAGAAACCAAGGTGGATAAGGATATCAAGAAATTCTTTGACGCAAGTAAGCCGGATACTGCAGGAATTGGCTGGACCCAAACGGAATGGACTGGCTATATTGGCGATGGCTATTTCAACTTGGATAACACGAACGTGTCGTTTGCAAGTTACAAGGTGAAGTTCCCCGGTGCAGGCTACGTGACGCTTGCTGTGCGTTACGCCAATGGCGGTTCTACAGACCGTATGTTCAATGCCTACCTTGACCACGACTACTATTTGAGCGCCCCTCCGACAGGTGGCTGGGACAAGTGGGATACCGCTTACGTTGTGATGGATGCGCCGCAGGGCGAAGCCGAACTCAAGTTTATGTCGGTGACTTCTGATGGTGCTCCGAACCTTGATGCGTTTGGCTTTAACCTAGATGGTGTCTGCCGTGTTGGTGTGGATTGCAAGGATGCTAAGGATTCAATTCCGACATCGCTGCAAGGTATCAAGATGGCGGCTAGAGCAAAGCTCCTTGGCGATAAGCTTTTGCTTCCGGAACGTGCTGACATAAGCGTGTTCGATATGAGCGGAAGTCTTGTCGTGCGTAAGGCTGTTTTGGCGGGTGAGGTGGATATGTCTTCTCTCGTGCGTACAAACGGAGTTTACCGCGTTGTCGTTCGCCAGGGTCGTGAAAAGCTTGTTGCGACTTGGGCAAAGGTGAAATAG
- a CDS encoding TIGR02147 family protein yields the protein MINIFEYLNYRDFLKDAYEERHASDWRFSHRFIAEKAGFDSSMFNKILQGKRNLTDRIVEVFASIFCSDEREKAYFANMVAFNQAKTHTESRQFLEKLVASKECKVENLAKDQFEYFDHWYHAVVRELVTFYPYVGDDAALGLMVRPPISASQVKSSIALLERLSMIKKNEQTGFYEQTQGLVSSGFESYNTAVNAYIQQNLDVAQTAMDRFDRGERNLSTLAFGCDETTYKELVEMVRRFRREVLAKVGACQKPNRVFQLGMQLFPLSDPYPPPQRRGRKRRIRGAEMQQSREPEEVQGGNHEN from the coding sequence ATGATCAATATCTTTGAATATTTGAATTACCGCGATTTTTTGAAAGACGCCTACGAAGAGCGCCATGCAAGCGATTGGCGTTTTAGCCATCGTTTTATTGCCGAAAAAGCGGGCTTCGATTCATCGATGTTCAATAAGATTTTGCAGGGCAAACGCAATTTGACCGACCGCATTGTCGAAGTTTTTGCGTCTATCTTTTGCAGTGACGAACGCGAAAAAGCGTACTTTGCAAACATGGTTGCTTTTAACCAGGCTAAAACGCATACCGAAAGCCGTCAATTCCTGGAAAAGCTTGTCGCGTCCAAGGAATGCAAGGTGGAAAACTTGGCGAAGGACCAGTTTGAATATTTTGACCATTGGTACCATGCTGTCGTTCGTGAACTTGTGACTTTTTACCCGTATGTGGGTGACGATGCCGCCTTGGGCCTTATGGTGCGCCCGCCGATTTCTGCAAGTCAGGTCAAGTCTTCGATTGCGCTTTTGGAACGCTTGTCGATGATCAAGAAAAACGAGCAAACAGGATTTTATGAACAAACGCAAGGTCTTGTTTCAAGTGGCTTTGAATCGTACAATACGGCGGTGAACGCTTACATCCAACAGAATCTGGACGTGGCGCAAACGGCGATGGACCGCTTTGATCGCGGTGAACGCAATCTTTCGACGCTCGCATTTGGTTGTGACGAAACGACTTATAAAGAGCTTGTCGAAATGGTGCGCAGGTTCCGTCGCGAAGTGCTTGCTAAAGTAGGTGCGTGTCAAAAGCCGAATCGCGTTTTCCAGCTCGGCATGCAGCTTTTTCCGCTTTCGGACCCGTATCCGCCACCGCAGAGGCGTGGTCGCAAGCGCCGCATTCGCGGTGCAGAAATGCAGCAATCTCGCGAACCTGAAGAAGTTCAAGGGGGCAATCATGAAAACTAG
- a CDS encoding fibrobacter succinogenes major paralogous domain-containing protein, giving the protein MNNIYALILSIAMFFLAACGESDSSVNPVDDTGSSLSSYEKSCSSSAKSSSSVKPKSSESAKKVNEDCVYDAKANTLKDLRDGQTYKTVKIGNQVWMAENLNYKTVDSYCYNNNDKNCSKYGRLYTWTAAMDSVGVFSENGEGCGYGKKCSPTYPVRGICFNGWHIPDASEWNRLFAMADDSIGTKLKSVSGWSFNSGNGTDLFGFSALPAGHRDFIGGFYGDSTEAYFWSSTERDWYNARYVGLQKHNSEGARWGLEKDKAISIRCVKD; this is encoded by the coding sequence ATGAATAATATTTATGCTCTTATTTTGTCTATCGCAATGTTTTTCCTTGCCGCGTGCGGTGAAAGCGACTCGTCTGTGAATCCCGTTGATGACACGGGTTCCTCTCTATCATCTTATGAAAAATCCTGTAGCAGTTCCGCAAAATCAAGTAGCTCTGTAAAACCTAAATCAAGTGAGTCCGCAAAAAAAGTTAATGAAGATTGTGTTTATGATGCAAAGGCAAATACGCTCAAAGATTTGCGTGATGGACAAACGTATAAAACGGTAAAAATTGGTAATCAGGTATGGATGGCGGAAAACCTCAACTACAAAACTGTAGATAGCTATTGTTATAACAATAACGACAAAAATTGCTCTAAATACGGACGACTTTATACTTGGACAGCTGCAATGGATAGTGTTGGCGTATTTAGTGAAAATGGCGAAGGCTGCGGTTATGGCAAGAAATGTTCGCCAACGTATCCAGTGCGTGGAATTTGCTTTAACGGATGGCATATTCCTGATGCTAGCGAATGGAATAGGTTGTTTGCGATGGCAGACGATTCTATTGGAACAAAACTCAAGTCTGTATCGGGTTGGAGTTTTAACAGTGGAAATGGCACGGATTTATTCGGCTTTTCGGCTCTTCCTGCGGGACACAGGGATTTTATTGGCGGTTTCTATGGCGATAGTACCGAAGCGTATTTTTGGAGCTCTACAGAACGTGATTGGTATAATGCTCGCTATGTGGGGCTGCAAAAACATAATAGTGAGGGGGCTCGATGGGGGCTCGAAAAGGACAAAGCCATTTCCATCCGTTGTGTTAAAGACTAA
- a CDS encoding polysaccharide lyase family 1 protein has product MKTSWMTVAQMRLLALLGVISFGLVACGDNGKVAGGTEAESTIALYVQMADGTPASMARVRILPDNYLSSGPAENAWNETDEDGQVSFEVRNGRYTIEARNVNKSEASGAVHSVALAKSDSKVDTIKLGELSSIEGYVVLGESPVVRVAGLDRYVVPDSTGHFVIDSLPQGSFDVQIGDPEEVHSTVVQSNAGDTLFVDGSDTSSTIKVVMSKTSTATEYPESDWSAHDELLKQIQGYAAGTLGASGRTDSTGKIEKTEGEICIVTTTDDLIDVVDSSKVDSLGNYGTKVALSQGSFRECAEKETPVWILFEKDGTYNLRSPLRIKSDKTVDGRGRDIRITGMGILTNESSNLIFENLTFTAPAITAHDTTSRRALSIHNRTHHVWVDHCTFEEYPLILVDVKRGSNAVTLSWNRFENAQSGILFGLEPDLFVDSAQTLTLHHNYFSNLELRGVLARRGKIHAYNNFIYDVGDAGMECSDSASCYIEGNVYNNNVPVRDYRLKIEDGSPDKATEGYVYMIDNWFGRSGENISGDALGFRPAYKVSVDDSSAELAVRVRNEAGPR; this is encoded by the coding sequence ATGAAAACTAGTTGGATGACGGTTGCTCAAATGCGCTTGTTGGCTTTGCTTGGCGTGATTTCTTTTGGCCTTGTGGCTTGTGGTGATAACGGCAAAGTGGCTGGTGGCACCGAAGCCGAGTCAACTATTGCTTTGTATGTTCAAATGGCGGATGGAACGCCCGCTTCGATGGCGCGCGTCCGCATTTTGCCGGACAATTACCTTTCTAGCGGCCCTGCGGAAAATGCTTGGAACGAAACAGATGAGGATGGGCAAGTCTCGTTTGAAGTCCGTAACGGCCGCTACACCATTGAAGCTCGTAACGTGAACAAGTCTGAGGCTTCGGGCGCTGTGCATTCTGTAGCTCTTGCCAAATCGGATTCCAAGGTCGATACCATCAAGCTTGGCGAGCTTTCGTCTATCGAAGGTTATGTGGTGCTTGGTGAATCGCCTGTCGTTCGCGTGGCGGGTCTTGACCGTTACGTTGTTCCTGATAGTACGGGCCATTTTGTGATTGACTCGCTTCCGCAGGGAAGCTTCGATGTGCAAATTGGCGACCCGGAAGAAGTCCATTCGACGGTGGTGCAATCCAATGCGGGGGACACTTTGTTTGTGGATGGTTCCGACACGTCATCGACCATTAAGGTGGTGATGTCGAAAACGTCAACTGCAACGGAATACCCTGAGAGCGACTGGAGCGCTCACGATGAATTGCTCAAACAAATTCAAGGCTATGCTGCAGGGACGCTCGGAGCTTCTGGCCGAACCGACAGCACGGGGAAAATTGAAAAGACCGAAGGCGAAATTTGCATTGTTACGACAACGGATGATTTAATTGATGTTGTCGACTCTTCAAAGGTGGATTCGTTGGGAAATTACGGGACGAAGGTCGCCTTGTCCCAGGGCTCTTTCCGTGAATGCGCCGAGAAGGAAACACCTGTCTGGATTCTTTTTGAAAAAGATGGTACGTATAATTTACGCTCTCCACTGCGAATAAAGTCTGATAAAACTGTGGACGGCCGTGGGCGCGATATTCGCATTACCGGTATGGGAATTTTGACAAATGAATCGTCCAATCTCATTTTTGAAAACTTGACTTTTACGGCGCCTGCGATAACAGCTCATGATACAACAAGCCGTCGCGCTCTCTCGATCCACAACCGCACGCACCACGTTTGGGTGGACCATTGTACGTTCGAAGAATATCCGTTAATTCTGGTGGATGTCAAGCGCGGTTCAAATGCGGTTACGCTCTCGTGGAATCGTTTTGAAAATGCACAGTCAGGCATTTTATTTGGGCTGGAACCGGACCTTTTCGTTGATTCAGCACAGACGTTGACTTTGCATCACAATTACTTCTCGAACTTGGAACTTCGAGGCGTGCTTGCGCGTCGTGGTAAAATTCATGCCTATAACAATTTCATCTACGATGTGGGGGATGCTGGAATGGAATGCTCGGATTCGGCGTCTTGTTACATTGAAGGTAATGTTTACAATAACAATGTGCCTGTTCGGGACTATCGCCTGAAAATTGAAGATGGCTCGCCGGATAAGGCTACGGAAGGCTATGTTTACATGATAGACAACTGGTTTGGCCGTAGTGGCGAAAATATTTCAGGCGATGCACTTGGGTTTAGGCCTGCTTACAAGGTCTCTGTAGATGATTCTAGCGCGGAGTTGGCGGTCCGTGTGAGGAATGAAGCCGGTCCTCGGTAA
- the glyA gene encoding serine hydroxymethyltransferase, with protein MLKSTLQQTDPEIYNIIQKEAERQEYGIELIASENYTSKAVMEAMGSVLTNKYSEGYVGKRYYGGNEVIDEMEALAIDRCKKLFGCDHVNIQPLSGSPANAAVYFAVLKPGDKVLGLKLDHGGHLSHGHPVNFSGMLYNFVQYEVDKETGRIDMDKVREIALREKPKMILAGFSAYSRNLDWKRFKEIADEVGALTMADISHIAGLIAGKAIDSPVPYFDIVTTTTHKTLRGPRSAIIMCKDRTIQKMVKGELKEVSLAKEIDKGVFPGMQGGPHDHINAGKAVAFLEALQPEFQVYAKNVIKNAQALCAEMQKLGYKVISDGTDNHLIVVDMTSKGVSGKEAEVAMEKVGISCSRSTIPFDPRKPMDPSGVRLGTAAITTRGFDEEDTREVARIIDRAIQAKDDEAALAKIREDIVALCKKHPLYK; from the coding sequence ATGCTTAAATCTACATTGCAACAGACCGATCCGGAAATCTATAACATCATCCAGAAGGAAGCCGAACGCCAGGAATATGGTATCGAACTTATCGCTTCTGAAAACTACACTTCCAAGGCTGTGATGGAAGCCATGGGTTCTGTGCTCACGAACAAGTACAGTGAAGGTTACGTTGGCAAGCGCTACTACGGTGGTAACGAAGTTATCGACGAAATGGAAGCTCTCGCTATCGATCGTTGCAAGAAGCTCTTTGGTTGCGACCATGTGAACATCCAGCCGCTTTCCGGTTCTCCGGCTAACGCTGCCGTGTACTTCGCCGTTCTCAAACCGGGCGACAAGGTCCTCGGCCTCAAGCTCGACCACGGTGGACACCTTTCTCACGGTCATCCGGTGAACTTCTCCGGCATGCTCTACAACTTCGTGCAGTACGAAGTCGATAAGGAAACTGGTCGCATCGATATGGACAAGGTCCGCGAAATTGCTCTTCGCGAAAAGCCGAAGATGATTCTCGCTGGTTTCTCTGCCTACAGCCGTAACCTCGACTGGAAGCGCTTCAAGGAAATCGCAGACGAAGTTGGCGCTCTCACGATGGCTGACATTTCTCACATTGCAGGCCTCATCGCCGGTAAGGCTATCGATTCTCCGGTGCCGTATTTCGACATCGTGACGACCACGACCCACAAGACTCTCCGTGGCCCGCGTTCCGCTATCATCATGTGCAAGGACCGCACGATCCAGAAGATGGTGAAGGGCGAACTCAAGGAAGTTTCCCTCGCTAAGGAAATTGACAAGGGCGTGTTCCCGGGCATGCAGGGTGGTCCGCACGACCACATCAACGCCGGTAAGGCCGTTGCATTCCTCGAAGCTTTGCAGCCGGAATTCCAGGTCTATGCAAAGAATGTTATCAAGAACGCTCAGGCTCTCTGCGCCGAAATGCAGAAGCTCGGCTACAAGGTCATCAGCGATGGTACCGACAACCACCTCATCGTTGTCGATATGACTTCTAAGGGCGTTTCCGGTAAGGAAGCTGAAGTTGCCATGGAAAAGGTCGGCATCTCCTGCAGCCGTTCTACGATTCCGTTCGATCCGCGCAAGCCGATGGACCCGTCCGGTGTTCGTCTCGGTACTGCTGCTATCACGACCCGTGGCTTCGACGAAGAAGACACCCGCGAAGTGGCACGCATCATCGACCGCGCTATCCAGGCTAAGGATGACGAAGCAGCTCTCGCCAAGATTCGCGAAGACATCGTCGCTCTCTGCAAGAAGCACCCGCTTTACAAATAA
- a CDS encoding GDSL-type esterase/lipase family protein, whose protein sequence is MNKFIKIFLAAAVFTGVAVSDSTSFSIYVVGDSTVQTYKDNVYPQTGWGQVLGHFFDASRVKVLNYAIGGRSSRTFIEEGRLDEVKGKLQKGDYLFVQFGHNDRDYSKAARYVEPSKFSGFIQQYVDAGKGKGANVVLVSPMNLNGSRNVFSTGSNNYDARGMMQTVAKNNKIPFVDLNMKSYNTYNNTYKGMGDYVTRYLYKKLEKGEYPNFPDGVNDGTTHFQEMGSMGHAQMICEELADNLKSNTNLSADAKAALTMLVSAIKKRYTIKVKTNLSNYNGLITQTQYFPAGSPMTLRVTPNGQTFEKWVDDDCNELSKDMIYYGFKTKARDITYTAMFKGGAACTPISHASEDSYEEGPGGGSSSSSGEVEVKELDEALCSLKAGTDAWPSVIDMAEPEFGDGWTEKNHEGYTGGGFFNLDNSAYSKATYMVTSDQSAEKARVMIRYSFSGSANRDMKVTVDNGTYDVTFKSTGSWDKWDTVYIDNVWVDALDFKVILQSATADGGPNIDMIAFDMKDVYRTGCKAARENQQGPVSIVPTKLATKPRAKGITVNALGQKVQNVRDQSDLRNLPKGNYFRY, encoded by the coding sequence ATGAATAAGTTTATAAAAATCTTTCTCGCTGCTGCCGTGTTTACGGGTGTTGCCGTGAGCGACTCGACGTCATTCTCGATTTACGTGGTGGGCGATTCGACCGTACAGACGTATAAGGATAACGTCTATCCGCAAACGGGCTGGGGCCAGGTGCTTGGGCATTTCTTTGACGCCTCCCGTGTGAAAGTCCTTAACTATGCAATCGGTGGCCGTAGCTCTAGAACGTTCATCGAAGAAGGCCGCTTGGACGAGGTCAAGGGAAAGCTCCAAAAGGGCGACTACCTCTTTGTGCAATTTGGCCATAATGACCGCGACTATTCAAAGGCCGCGCGTTATGTGGAGCCGTCGAAGTTCTCTGGATTCATCCAACAGTATGTCGATGCTGGCAAGGGCAAGGGCGCCAATGTCGTCCTCGTCTCTCCGATGAACTTGAACGGTAGCCGCAACGTGTTCTCGACGGGCTCTAACAACTACGATGCCCGCGGCATGATGCAGACGGTTGCCAAGAACAACAAGATTCCGTTTGTCGATTTGAACATGAAGTCGTACAACACGTATAACAATACGTACAAAGGTATGGGCGATTATGTGACCCGCTATCTCTATAAAAAGCTGGAAAAGGGTGAATACCCGAATTTCCCTGATGGTGTGAACGATGGTACGACGCACTTCCAGGAAATGGGCTCGATGGGCCACGCCCAGATGATTTGCGAAGAGCTTGCAGATAATCTCAAGTCCAACACGAACCTCTCTGCCGATGCAAAGGCTGCGCTTACGATGCTTGTGTCTGCAATTAAGAAGCGTTATACCATCAAGGTCAAGACGAACCTCTCGAATTACAACGGCCTCATTACGCAGACGCAGTATTTCCCGGCGGGTTCCCCGATGACGCTCCGCGTGACGCCGAACGGCCAGACGTTTGAAAAGTGGGTCGATGATGACTGCAACGAGCTCTCGAAGGACATGATTTATTATGGCTTCAAGACGAAGGCCCGTGACATCACATACACGGCGATGTTCAAGGGCGGTGCCGCTTGCACGCCGATTTCTCATGCTTCGGAAGATTCTTACGAAGAAGGTCCTGGTGGTGGTTCGAGCAGTTCAAGCGGTGAAGTGGAAGTCAAGGAACTTGACGAAGCTCTGTGCTCGCTCAAGGCTGGTACGGATGCTTGGCCGTCAGTGATTGACATGGCGGAACCTGAATTTGGAGATGGCTGGACTGAAAAGAATCATGAAGGCTATACTGGCGGCGGTTTCTTCAATCTTGATAATTCTGCCTACAGCAAGGCCACGTACATGGTGACTTCGGACCAGTCTGCAGAAAAGGCCCGTGTGATGATCCGCTATTCGTTTTCGGGGAGCGCTAATCGCGATATGAAGGTTACGGTAGATAATGGCACCTACGATGTGACATTCAAGTCCACCGGAAGCTGGGACAAGTGGGATACGGTCTATATCGACAACGTCTGGGTGGATGCCTTGGACTTCAAAGTGATTTTACAGTCGGCGACGGCAGATGGCGGCCCGAATATCGACATGATTGCGTTTGATATGAAGGATGTTTATCGTACCGGTTGCAAGGCCGCTCGCGAAAATCAGCAGGGACCTGTTTCGATTGTTCCGACAAAACTTGCGACAAAGCCGCGAGCCAAAGGCATCACGGTCAATGCGCTTGGCCAAAAAGTGCAAAATGTTCGCGATCAGTCGGATTTGCGAAACCTCCCCAAAGGCAACTACTTCCGCTATTAA